From one Anaeromyxobacter diazotrophicus genomic stretch:
- a CDS encoding efflux RND transporter periplasmic adaptor subunit, giving the protein MPTIRPPRGLRAAACLLLCLAAACQRGPKGPRVRPVPVVAAAAVAVRDVPVEVRAAVDLRPLFAADVGSKVVGYLDAVLVDRGDRVRRGQLLALVRPSDLPDQLSAARHQLAQAQASAALARANQERAVRLAPAGVVSQQELQQNEAALATSEAALQTAQANVAALATRLGETRIESPLEGAVSARRLDPGALVGPTAGTGSILTVERDDVLRAFVPVNEADAGQVRVGQDARLALDAFPGREWTGKVVRLAPGLDPLTRTLDAEVQIKNAAGELRSGMYGRCAIVTAVHPAAVVVPAVAVQISDERQYVYVLQGEKVKRTEVKTGVDGGTWLEVVSGLASGDVVVIAGIDGLADGAAVQAQRDVDPYTGQKTASAADAR; this is encoded by the coding sequence GTGCCGACGATCCGCCCCCCGCGCGGCCTCCGCGCCGCGGCCTGCCTCCTGCTGTGCCTCGCCGCCGCCTGCCAGCGGGGCCCGAAGGGCCCGCGCGTCCGGCCCGTCCCGGTGGTCGCCGCCGCCGCCGTCGCCGTGCGCGACGTGCCGGTGGAGGTGCGCGCCGCCGTCGACCTGCGGCCGCTCTTCGCCGCCGACGTGGGATCGAAGGTGGTGGGCTACCTCGACGCGGTGCTGGTCGACCGCGGCGACCGCGTCCGGCGCGGCCAGCTCCTCGCGCTGGTGCGCCCGTCCGACCTGCCCGACCAGCTCTCGGCGGCGCGCCACCAGCTCGCCCAGGCGCAGGCCTCGGCCGCGCTGGCGCGCGCCAACCAGGAGCGCGCGGTCCGGCTCGCGCCGGCCGGCGTCGTCTCGCAGCAGGAGCTGCAGCAGAACGAGGCCGCGCTCGCCACCTCCGAGGCGGCCCTGCAGACCGCCCAGGCCAACGTGGCGGCGCTCGCGACCCGCCTCGGCGAGACGCGCATCGAGTCGCCCCTCGAGGGCGCCGTCTCGGCGCGGCGCCTCGACCCCGGCGCGCTGGTCGGGCCCACCGCCGGCACCGGCTCCATCCTCACCGTCGAGCGCGACGACGTCCTGCGCGCGTTCGTCCCCGTCAACGAGGCGGACGCCGGCCAGGTGCGCGTCGGCCAGGACGCGCGGCTCGCGCTCGACGCGTTCCCCGGCCGCGAGTGGACGGGCAAGGTGGTGCGGCTCGCCCCCGGGCTCGACCCGCTCACCCGCACGCTCGACGCCGAGGTCCAGATCAAGAACGCCGCCGGCGAGCTGCGGAGCGGGATGTACGGCCGCTGCGCCATCGTCACCGCCGTCCACCCGGCGGCGGTGGTGGTGCCGGCGGTGGCGGTCCAGATCTCCGACGAGCGGCAGTACGTGTACGTGCTGCAGGGCGAGAAGGTGAAGCGGACCGAGGTGAAGACCGGCGTGGACGGCGGCACCTGGCTCGAGGTGGTGTCCGGCCTCGCCAGCGGTGACGTCGTCGTCATCGCCGGGATCGACGGGCTCGCCGACGGCGCCGCCGTCCAGGCGCAGCGCGACGTCGATCCGTACACCGGGCAGAAGACGGCCTCGGCCGCCGACGCCCGCTAG
- a CDS encoding efflux RND transporter permease subunit has protein sequence MWLTRMALRNPVFILMLSLMTLALGWISLQHLAVDLFPNIDIPVVRVATFYTGAAPEDVEKSITVPIERAVSASPGVDRVESTSKQGFSAVSVWFQYGTNLDNAQFDVSQRISQILNTLPPGIQQPFVLKFDVTNIPVLAVAMTADGLDEKQLYDLAYNVVEPQLERLPGVASATVAGGKTREIEVMVHRDALRARGLGILDVVNAVRSSNLLLPSGDLKAGVRDYNVFSNTQFGEAKPLRDVVVQAPPARTGASSAAPVRVRDVARVVDGAADQSEIVRVNGSRGVFFRVLKQPGANTVAVVDAVKAAMPRLRDVPPNVKLAISFDQSQYIRAAIGALQHEALQGGALAVLVILVFLVSFSATGIIAVAIPLSIVATFVLLYFSGQTLNVFTLGGLALGVGRLVDDSIVELENIHRHLALGQDRRTAVLNAAQEVAGPIFVSTITTIVVFFPVVFLGGVAKNLFLPLALTIAFALIMSFFVSRTVTPLLCLKYLRAEHPGRGRGYAAWITARFDALDEAYARALRWVLRRRGLVIGGIALTFVGSLFLGRFIGTEFFPQSDESQFQVIYKTPIGTRVELTEQVTKRIEATVLRELGAYKSASGGPVTTTLLSDTGLPLGRSALFSANTGPHSGNLSVNLVPHAQRALTDDEATDVVRKVLRKEVPGTQVYYFTGGIVKRILNFGTSAPIDVEISGYDLEAGSAYAKRLKERLQAELGRDGRALLADLQISREENYPELDVEVDREKAGMLGVTEQQVAQSVLTSLVGSNQFSPIPFTDAKTGNQYYINVRLDDAYRSKVSDLGDVYLRAPSGKVVALANLAKVKRSSGPVTIDRKYLQRIVDVTANLPPGVDLGSASAAVERAIHDVPPPDGFTARLGGQTAAQREAFSGLIFAALLAVALVYMILASQFRSLVDPLVIMFSVPMGITGVIVMLLLTGTSLSVNSFMGVIMMVGIVVSNGVLLVDFARVLQSRGQPLLEATVQAGKTRLRPILMTTIATIVGLVPMALGIGEGSETNLPLARAVIGGLTVSTFFTLFLIPALYTLLERFSKPQHEEPEPAAEVTP, from the coding sequence ATGTGGCTCACGCGGATGGCGCTCCGGAATCCGGTCTTCATCCTCATGCTGTCGCTCATGACCCTGGCGCTGGGGTGGATCTCGCTCCAGCACCTCGCGGTCGACCTCTTCCCCAACATCGACATCCCGGTGGTGCGGGTGGCGACGTTCTACACGGGCGCCGCGCCGGAGGACGTCGAGAAGTCCATCACCGTCCCCATCGAGCGGGCGGTCTCGGCCTCCCCGGGCGTGGACCGGGTGGAGAGCACCTCCAAGCAGGGGTTCTCCGCGGTGTCGGTGTGGTTCCAGTACGGGACGAACCTCGACAACGCCCAGTTCGACGTGTCGCAGCGCATCTCGCAGATCCTGAACACGCTGCCGCCCGGCATCCAGCAGCCGTTCGTGCTCAAGTTCGACGTCACCAACATCCCGGTGCTGGCGGTGGCGATGACTGCCGACGGGCTCGACGAGAAGCAGCTCTACGACCTCGCCTACAACGTGGTCGAGCCGCAGCTGGAGCGGCTCCCGGGCGTGGCGAGCGCCACCGTCGCCGGCGGCAAGACGCGCGAGATCGAGGTCATGGTGCACCGCGACGCGCTCCGGGCGCGCGGGCTCGGCATCCTCGACGTCGTGAACGCGGTGCGGAGCTCGAACCTGCTGCTCCCCTCGGGCGACCTCAAGGCCGGGGTGCGCGACTACAACGTCTTCTCCAACACCCAGTTCGGCGAGGCGAAGCCGCTGCGCGACGTGGTGGTGCAGGCGCCGCCGGCGCGCACCGGCGCCTCGAGCGCCGCCCCGGTGCGGGTGCGCGACGTGGCCCGGGTGGTGGACGGCGCGGCCGACCAGTCGGAGATCGTCCGCGTCAACGGCTCGCGCGGCGTCTTCTTCCGCGTGCTGAAGCAGCCGGGGGCGAACACGGTGGCGGTGGTGGACGCCGTGAAGGCGGCCATGCCCAGGCTGCGCGACGTCCCGCCCAACGTGAAGCTCGCCATCTCCTTCGACCAGTCGCAGTACATCCGCGCCGCCATCGGCGCGCTGCAGCACGAGGCGCTGCAGGGTGGCGCCCTGGCGGTCCTCGTCATCCTCGTCTTTTTGGTGAGCTTCTCCGCCACCGGCATCATCGCGGTCGCCATCCCGCTCTCGATCGTGGCGACCTTCGTGCTGCTCTACTTCAGCGGCCAGACGCTCAACGTCTTCACCCTGGGCGGCCTCGCGCTCGGGGTGGGGCGGCTCGTCGACGACTCGATCGTCGAGCTGGAGAACATCCACCGCCACCTGGCGCTCGGGCAGGACCGCCGCACCGCCGTCCTCAACGCCGCGCAGGAGGTGGCCGGGCCCATCTTCGTCTCCACCATCACCACCATCGTCGTCTTCTTCCCGGTGGTGTTCCTGGGCGGCGTGGCGAAGAACCTGTTCCTGCCGCTCGCGCTCACCATCGCCTTCGCGCTCATCATGAGCTTCTTCGTGTCGCGCACGGTGACGCCGCTGCTCTGCCTCAAGTACCTGCGCGCCGAGCACCCGGGCCGGGGGCGCGGGTACGCCGCCTGGATCACCGCCCGCTTCGACGCGCTCGACGAGGCCTACGCCCGCGCCCTGCGCTGGGTGCTCCGGCGGCGCGGCCTCGTCATCGGCGGCATCGCGCTCACCTTCGTGGGCTCGCTCTTCCTCGGCCGCTTCATCGGGACCGAGTTCTTCCCGCAGAGCGACGAGAGCCAGTTCCAGGTCATCTACAAGACGCCCATCGGCACCCGCGTCGAGCTCACCGAGCAGGTGACGAAGCGCATCGAGGCGACGGTGCTGCGGGAGCTCGGCGCCTACAAGAGCGCGAGCGGCGGTCCGGTCACCACCACGCTCCTCTCCGACACCGGCCTGCCGCTCGGCCGCAGCGCCCTCTTCTCCGCCAACACCGGCCCGCACTCGGGCAACCTGTCGGTGAACCTGGTGCCGCACGCGCAGCGCGCCCTCACCGACGACGAGGCCACCGACGTGGTGCGCAAGGTGCTCCGCAAGGAGGTGCCGGGCACGCAGGTCTACTACTTCACCGGCGGCATCGTGAAGCGCATCCTCAACTTCGGCACCTCGGCCCCCATCGACGTCGAGATCTCCGGCTACGACCTCGAGGCGGGCAGCGCCTACGCCAAGCGGCTCAAGGAGCGGCTCCAGGCGGAGCTCGGCCGCGACGGCCGGGCGCTCCTCGCCGACCTGCAGATCTCGCGCGAGGAGAACTACCCCGAGCTCGACGTGGAGGTGGACCGCGAGAAGGCGGGCATGCTCGGCGTGACCGAGCAGCAGGTGGCCCAGTCGGTGCTGACGAGCCTGGTCGGCTCGAACCAGTTCAGCCCCATCCCCTTCACCGACGCCAAGACCGGCAACCAGTACTACATCAACGTCCGGCTGGACGACGCCTACCGCTCCAAGGTCTCCGACCTGGGCGACGTCTACCTGCGCGCGCCGAGCGGCAAGGTAGTGGCGCTCGCCAACCTGGCCAAGGTGAAGCGCTCCTCCGGCCCGGTCACCATCGACCGCAAGTACCTGCAGCGCATCGTGGACGTCACCGCCAACCTGCCGCCGGGCGTCGACCTGGGCTCGGCCAGCGCGGCGGTGGAGCGCGCGATCCACGACGTGCCGCCGCCCGACGGCTTCACCGCGCGCCTGGGCGGCCAGACCGCCGCCCAGCGGGAGGCGTTCAGCGGGCTCATCTTCGCCGCGCTGCTGGCGGTGGCGCTCGTCTACATGATCCTGGCGAGTCAGTTCCGGTCGCTGGTCGACCCGCTCGTCATCATGTTCTCGGTGCCCATGGGGATCACCGGCGTCATCGTGATGCTGCTCCTCACCGGCACCTCGCTCAGCGTGAACAGCTTCATGGGCGTCATCATGATGGTCGGCATCGTGGTGTCGAACGGCGTCCTGCTGGTGGACTTCGCCCGCGTGCTCCAGTCCCGCGGCCAGCCGCTCCTGGAGGCCACCGTCCAGGCCGGCAAGACGCGGCTCCGGCCCATCCTCATGACCACCATCGCCACCATCGTGGGCCTCGTCCCCATGGCGCTCGGCATCGGCGAGGGGAGCGAGACGAACCTGCCGCTCGCCCGCGCCGTCATCGGGGGGCTCACCGTGTCGACGTTCTTCACCCTGTTCCTCATCCCGGCCCTGTACACGCTGCTCGAGCGCTTCTCGAAGCCGCAGCACGAGGAGCCGGAGCCGGCGGCCGAGGTGACGCCGTGA
- a CDS encoding glycosyltransferase yields MPAPTVTLVIPAYREGARLPPLLTALVAEAPAAPSPAVELLVVDDGSGPAERAREEEAVRAAQEALARSGAPHRARFVAAPANRGKGAAIRLGWASADPGAQWLGFLDADGAVSAREAWRLVRLLPALAEVDVLAGTRILMAGRSIRRSALRHLQGRVFATMVEHAFRLGFYDTQCGLKLIRAAALRPLLPRLAEDRWLLDVEVLVLLARGGARLREEPIDWADPGGSKLVPGLDALRMAAGLRRLRRRLDGA; encoded by the coding sequence GTGCCCGCCCCCACCGTCACGCTCGTCATCCCCGCCTACCGCGAGGGTGCCCGGCTCCCGCCGCTGCTCACGGCGCTGGTGGCGGAGGCGCCGGCCGCGCCCTCGCCCGCGGTCGAGCTCCTGGTGGTGGACGACGGGAGCGGTCCGGCCGAGCGCGCGCGCGAGGAGGAGGCGGTGCGCGCGGCCCAGGAGGCGCTGGCGCGGTCCGGCGCGCCGCACCGGGCTCGCTTCGTGGCCGCGCCCGCCAACCGCGGCAAGGGGGCGGCCATCCGGCTCGGCTGGGCGAGCGCGGACCCGGGCGCGCAGTGGCTCGGCTTCCTCGACGCCGACGGGGCGGTGAGCGCGCGCGAGGCGTGGCGCCTGGTGCGGCTCCTGCCGGCCCTGGCCGAGGTGGACGTGCTCGCCGGCACGCGCATCCTCATGGCCGGGCGGTCGATCCGGCGCAGCGCGCTCCGCCACCTCCAGGGGCGGGTGTTCGCGACGATGGTCGAGCACGCCTTCCGCCTCGGCTTCTACGACACGCAGTGCGGGCTGAAGCTCATCCGCGCCGCGGCGCTGCGGCCGCTCCTGCCGCGCCTGGCGGAGGATCGCTGGCTGCTCGACGTCGAGGTGCTGGTGCTGCTGGCGCGCGGCGGCGCGCGCCTCCGCGAGGAGCCCATCGACTGGGCCGACCCGGGCGGCTCCAAGCTGGTGCCCGGCCTCGACGCGCTGCGGATGGCGGCGGGGCTGCGGCGCCTGCGGCGGCGGCTCGACGGGGCATGA
- a CDS encoding phosphatase PAP2-related protein codes for MSGPARRLRALALPILLALAFRGACYALMTAAAVWAERRPAPGALPDLVLGALPYLGWVARANYLLWLALYLPLALALLATDPDRWVRYMVTGGLVSLARGVTLALTGLGPPDPAHAGPGLADRGAWQAWLELVSPWGVFAHGSAQAYLTKDLFFSGHTATTFLLLLYAWRDRRLRWLALAAHVLVVASVLLARIHYAIDVAGAWAFTFALYAAREWRPRRA; via the coding sequence GTGAGCGGGCCGGCCCGGCGCCTGCGCGCGCTCGCCCTGCCCATCCTGCTCGCGCTCGCCTTCCGCGGCGCCTGCTACGCGCTCATGACCGCCGCGGCCGTCTGGGCCGAGCGGCGGCCGGCGCCGGGCGCGCTCCCCGACCTCGTCCTCGGCGCGCTGCCCTACCTGGGCTGGGTGGCCCGGGCGAACTACCTGCTGTGGCTCGCGCTCTACCTGCCCCTCGCGCTGGCGCTCCTCGCCACCGACCCCGACCGGTGGGTGCGTTACATGGTGACCGGGGGCCTCGTCTCCCTGGCGCGGGGCGTCACCCTCGCGCTCACCGGGCTCGGCCCGCCCGATCCGGCGCACGCCGGCCCGGGCCTGGCGGACCGCGGCGCGTGGCAGGCCTGGCTGGAGCTCGTCTCGCCCTGGGGCGTGTTCGCCCACGGGAGCGCGCAGGCCTACCTCACGAAGGACCTCTTCTTCTCGGGCCACACCGCCACCACGTTCCTCCTCCTGCTCTACGCCTGGCGCGACCGCCGGCTGCGCTGGCTGGCGCTCGCGGCGCACGTGCTGGTGGTGGCGAGCGTGCTCCTCGCCCGCATCCACTACGCCATCGACGTGGCCGGCGCGTGGGCGTTCACGTTCGCGCTCTACGCCGCGCGCGAGTGGCGCCCGCGGCGCGCTTGA
- a CDS encoding DUF6311 domain-containing protein, with translation MTRLRAALGRRAPELLAAAFGLAWFAAAGGWRALSPTAFDWVGGDLGQHVMGWLFFRGSRWGLPLGRIDGFVWPAGTTVGFTDSNPLLALAGKLASPLLPRDFQYVGPWLGACFALQGYFGARLAALASGRAAHRFLAGALFALSPPLLQRVGHDTLCAHFALLALLGLHLAPAEDEAAARRALRAALAVTLALSFVHPYLALMAIALGLALVVRLGRVERVLPGPAARRAAAALVLGPAAAFALLGYFTSAPSHGSGFGLFSTDLAAFASSFGASALLPALPAHDGQWEGNAYLGAGGLALLAAGLALAAARWRPSRRRLAALAPLAVACAALFVYALSSRIRFAGHEVLDLRRAYRPIVGALGPFRSSGRFAWPLYYLALSAAVMLPLAVLRGRPRLATALLAVALALQLADLAPRAAGSLFRSRGWRPADPRWELARGAYRHLALVPAQVIGVGGACRGLVYGDDDRWAPLAYEAYALGLTVNSGYVARGASERIEPPCAALVREVLAGVLREDTVYVPHPDYRPALERAGARCGRLDGYEVCVARPAGAFAAALAAAR, from the coding sequence ATGACGCGCCTCCGCGCCGCGCTCGGCCGGCGGGCCCCCGAGCTCCTCGCCGCGGCCTTCGGCCTCGCCTGGTTCGCCGCGGCCGGCGGCTGGCGAGCGCTCTCCCCCACCGCCTTCGACTGGGTGGGCGGCGACCTCGGTCAGCACGTCATGGGGTGGCTCTTCTTCCGCGGCTCGCGCTGGGGCCTGCCGCTCGGCCGGATCGACGGGTTCGTCTGGCCGGCGGGCACGACGGTCGGCTTCACCGACTCGAACCCGCTCCTCGCCCTCGCCGGGAAGCTCGCCTCGCCGCTGCTCCCGCGCGACTTCCAGTACGTCGGGCCGTGGCTGGGCGCCTGCTTCGCGCTGCAGGGGTACTTCGGCGCGCGCCTGGCCGCGCTCGCCTCCGGGCGCGCGGCCCACCGCTTCCTCGCGGGCGCCCTCTTCGCGCTCTCGCCGCCGCTCCTGCAGCGCGTCGGCCACGACACCCTCTGCGCCCACTTCGCGCTCCTGGCGCTGCTCGGGCTCCACCTCGCGCCCGCGGAGGACGAGGCGGCGGCGCGGCGCGCCCTCCGGGCGGCGCTGGCGGTGACGCTCGCGCTCTCCTTCGTGCACCCCTACCTGGCGCTGATGGCGATCGCGCTCGGCCTGGCGCTGGTGGTCCGCCTCGGCCGGGTCGAGCGCGTCCTGCCCGGGCCCGCCGCGCGGCGGGCGGCCGCGGCGCTCGTGCTCGGCCCGGCCGCCGCCTTCGCGCTCCTCGGCTACTTCACGAGCGCCCCCTCGCACGGCTCCGGGTTCGGCCTCTTCTCGACCGACCTGGCCGCCTTCGCGAGCTCGTTCGGCGCCTCCGCGCTGCTCCCCGCCCTGCCGGCGCACGACGGGCAGTGGGAAGGGAACGCCTATCTCGGCGCCGGCGGGCTCGCGCTCCTCGCCGCGGGGCTCGCGCTGGCGGCGGCGCGCTGGCGCCCCTCGCGGCGCAGGCTGGCCGCGCTCGCCCCGCTCGCCGTGGCCTGCGCGGCGCTCTTCGTCTACGCGCTCTCCAGCCGGATCCGGTTCGCCGGCCACGAGGTGCTGGACCTGCGGCGGGCGTACCGCCCCATCGTCGGGGCGCTCGGGCCCTTCCGCAGCTCCGGGCGCTTCGCGTGGCCCCTCTACTACCTCGCGCTGTCCGCCGCGGTGATGCTCCCGCTGGCGGTGCTGCGCGGTCGGCCGCGGCTCGCGACCGCGCTCCTCGCGGTGGCGCTCGCCCTCCAGCTGGCGGACCTCGCGCCGCGCGCCGCGGGCAGCCTGTTCCGCTCGCGCGGCTGGCGCCCGGCCGACCCGCGCTGGGAGCTCGCCCGCGGCGCCTACCGGCACCTGGCCCTCGTCCCGGCCCAGGTGATCGGCGTCGGCGGCGCCTGTCGGGGGCTCGTCTACGGGGACGACGACCGCTGGGCGCCGCTCGCCTACGAGGCCTACGCGCTGGGGCTCACGGTGAACAGCGGCTACGTCGCCCGCGGCGCCAGCGAGCGCATCGAGCCGCCCTGCGCCGCGCTGGTCCGCGAGGTCCTGGCCGGGGTCCTGCGCGAGGACACGGTCTACGTCCCGCACCCGGACTACCGGCCCGCGCTGGAGCGCGCCGGCGCCCGCTGCGGGCGGCTCGACGGCTACGAGGTGTGCGTGGCGCGCCCGGCGGGCGCCTTCGCCGCGGCGCTGGCCGCGGCCCGGTG
- a CDS encoding TolC family protein, which yields MIAAALILAGSVAASDPTPTSTSTSAATSTATSTAAPTSTATETATSTAYPAEPVTFDDAVRRAGARSPQALIAAQELRRAGALLTQTRAAALPFLGANASYTRLDAARRTAGSTAPLVARDSLNANLSLQLPLLAPSRWSVWAHAAEQVEVARASEADVRRQVVLATARAYLSALAQKRVVEVSRSARDIARARFDFARARRVGGIGNAVDELRAEQQLAASEVQLANGEVGVVRAQEALGVLTGSPGPLDAAQEPDFHADPAQARDAEARRLDARAAEARRAAAEHVRRDSWLDWLPTLTATAQPFYNDPATVTAPRTGWQVQFLLSLPLFEGGLRVGQLREREALEREAQVSLEGTLLQVRSDVRVALAEVARQEAALESARRAADRARSVLQLTTEAYRAGASNDLDVTTAQQQSRDADLQAVIAEDAVRQARLDLLAGSGQFP from the coding sequence GTGATCGCCGCGGCGCTGATCCTGGCGGGGAGCGTCGCGGCGTCGGACCCCACTCCGACCTCGACCTCGACCTCGGCCGCGACCTCGACCGCGACCTCGACCGCGGCGCCGACCTCGACCGCGACCGAAACCGCGACCTCGACCGCCTACCCGGCGGAGCCGGTCACCTTCGACGACGCGGTCCGGCGGGCGGGGGCGCGGTCGCCGCAGGCGCTCATCGCCGCGCAGGAGCTCCGGCGCGCCGGCGCGCTCCTCACCCAGACGCGCGCCGCGGCGCTGCCGTTCCTGGGCGCCAACGCCAGCTACACCCGGCTCGACGCCGCGCGCCGCACGGCGGGATCGACCGCGCCGCTCGTGGCGCGGGACTCCCTCAACGCGAACCTCTCCCTGCAGCTCCCGCTCCTCGCGCCCTCGCGCTGGAGCGTGTGGGCGCACGCGGCCGAGCAGGTCGAGGTGGCGCGGGCGAGCGAGGCGGACGTCCGCCGGCAGGTCGTGCTCGCCACCGCGCGCGCCTACCTCTCGGCGCTGGCGCAGAAGCGGGTGGTCGAGGTGAGCCGGTCGGCGCGCGACATCGCCCGGGCGCGCTTCGACTTCGCGCGCGCCCGGCGGGTGGGCGGCATCGGCAACGCGGTGGACGAGCTCCGCGCCGAGCAGCAGCTCGCCGCGAGCGAGGTGCAGCTCGCGAACGGCGAGGTGGGAGTGGTGCGGGCCCAGGAGGCGCTGGGCGTGCTCACCGGCTCGCCAGGGCCGCTCGACGCGGCCCAGGAGCCGGACTTCCACGCCGACCCGGCGCAGGCGCGCGACGCCGAGGCGCGGCGGCTCGACGCCCGGGCGGCCGAGGCGCGCCGCGCGGCCGCCGAGCACGTACGGCGTGACAGCTGGCTCGACTGGCTGCCGACGCTCACCGCGACCGCGCAGCCCTTCTACAACGACCCCGCCACCGTGACCGCCCCGCGCACCGGCTGGCAGGTGCAGTTCCTGCTCTCCCTGCCGCTCTTCGAGGGCGGGCTGCGGGTGGGCCAGCTCCGCGAGCGCGAGGCGCTCGAGCGCGAGGCTCAGGTCTCGCTCGAGGGTACGCTGCTGCAGGTGAGGTCGGACGTGCGGGTGGCCCTGGCCGAGGTGGCTCGCCAGGAGGCGGCGCTCGAGAGCGCCCGGCGCGCCGCCGACCGCGCCCGCTCGGTGCTCCAGCTCACCACCGAGGCGTACCGCGCCGGGGCCAGCAACGATCTCGACGTGACGACCGCGCAGCAGCAGTCTCGCGACGCCGATCTGCAGGCCGTCATCGCCGAGGACGCCGTCCGGCAGGCGCGCCTCGATCTGCTGGCGGGGTCCGGGCAGTTCCCGTGA
- a CDS encoding class I SAM-dependent methyltransferase has protein sequence MRRQVKAPAVPRELVPGQSTALLQELHLLTRTGDLNADSLRKLKQVNHLVRQLRPAVEDVLARFGDPVIVDCGAGKGYLGFILYELFVGPAGKGTVVSIESRPELTAAAEARARRLGFERMRFVTAELEAAELPPRVHLVTALHACDTATDDALLVALRHGADHVAVVPCCQAEVARQLERAEAPAPLLAPLFEHAWHRREFGSHLTNVLRALALQAHGYRVTVTELAGWEHSLKNELILGQKTRARDAAAQTRLEALAAGAGVRPKLLRALAREAAATP, from the coding sequence ATGCGCCGACAGGTCAAAGCCCCCGCGGTCCCCCGCGAGCTCGTGCCCGGGCAATCCACCGCGCTCCTGCAGGAGCTCCACCTGCTGACGCGGACGGGCGACCTCAACGCCGACAGCCTGCGCAAGCTGAAGCAGGTGAACCACCTCGTCCGGCAGCTCCGGCCGGCGGTGGAGGACGTGCTGGCGCGCTTCGGCGATCCCGTCATCGTCGACTGCGGGGCGGGGAAGGGTTACCTGGGGTTCATCCTGTACGAGCTCTTCGTCGGCCCCGCCGGCAAGGGCACGGTCGTGTCCATCGAGTCGCGCCCCGAGCTGACCGCCGCCGCCGAGGCGCGGGCGCGGCGCCTCGGGTTCGAGCGGATGCGCTTCGTCACCGCCGAGCTGGAGGCCGCCGAGCTCCCGCCGCGGGTCCACCTCGTCACCGCGCTCCACGCCTGCGACACCGCCACCGACGACGCGCTGCTCGTGGCGCTGCGCCATGGCGCCGACCACGTGGCGGTGGTCCCCTGCTGCCAGGCCGAGGTGGCGCGGCAGCTCGAGCGCGCCGAGGCGCCCGCGCCGCTGCTCGCGCCGCTCTTCGAGCACGCCTGGCACCGCCGGGAGTTCGGCTCCCACCTCACCAATGTGCTGCGGGCGCTGGCCCTCCAGGCGCACGGGTACCGGGTCACCGTCACCGAGCTCGCCGGGTGGGAGCACTCGCTCAAGAACGAGCTCATCCTCGGCCAGAAGACGCGCGCCCGGGACGCCGCCGCGCAAACCCGGCTCGAGGCGCTCGCGGCCGGCGCCGGCGTCCGGCCGAAGCTCCTGCGGGCGCTGGCGCGCGAGGCGGCGGCCACGCCCTGA